A region from the Triplophysa rosa unplaced genomic scaffold, Trosa_1v2 scaffold521, whole genome shotgun sequence genome encodes:
- the LOC130550981 gene encoding olfactory receptor 52E8-like, whose protein sequence is MACDFPPPPGKELPQVLTQRKLQGSQPLQRHSKETFSHKXITEITILTVMAYDRYVAICRPLDYHSKLTKNKCLKLILLSWIIPNCYTVPAALLSSLRILCKYHIDKLYCDNWSIVKLSCASSFVNNIFGYFIIVTCLSFVVVIIVSYIKLIAACKASLENRKNFWQTCLPHLLLLMNFVFSVLFDVMYSRYGANDIPESVRNFLALELIIVPPVVNPLIYGLNIKAVRKRAFPSCPVSKIHVSEAQKMCKT, encoded by the exons ATGGCCTGCGATTTCCCCCCACCTCCTGGGAAAGAACTGCCCCAAGTCCT GACCCAGCGGAAGCTTCAGGGCTCCCAACCGCTGCAGCGCCACTCAAAAGAAAC attttctcacaaatNAATTACTGAGATTACAATATTAACAGTCATGGCATATGACAGATATGTAGCCATATGCAGACCTTTGGATTATCATTCCAAattaactaaaaacaaatgtttgaaattaattCTGTTGTCCTGGATTATACCTAACTGCTACACAGTTCCAGCAGCCCTGTTATCAAGCTTGAGGATACTTTGTAAATATCACATTGACAAATTGTATTGTGACAACTGGTCAATTGTAAAACTGTCTTGTGCTTCAAGTtttgttaataatatttttggatattttattaTTGTCACATGTTTATCTTTTGTGGTTGTTATCATAGTGTCGTACATTAAGCTCATCGCTGCATGTAAAGCATCtttagaaaacagaaaaaatttTTGGCAAACATGTTTGCCACATTTACTGTTACTTatgaattttgttttttctgtacTTTTTGATGTCATGTATAGCAGATATGGTGCAAATGATATTCCAGAGAGTGTGCGTAATTTTTTGGCTTTAGAACTGATTATAGTTCCTCCTGTTGTCAATCCTCTAATCTATGGATTAAATATTAAGGCGGTGCGCAAAAGAGCTTTTCCCTCTTGTCCTGtttcaaaaatacatgtttCAGAAGctcaaaaaatgtgtaaaacataa